A DNA window from bacterium contains the following coding sequences:
- a CDS encoding beta-lactamase family protein encodes MLTLIRAIARATSWLLLMVIVSCSLPRQQPVVNALADNDNCRLDSIQVRTLFSYMQHFPNGSEASIALLVGDSTSFIGVSRQNDSVSCVENRTGVFEIGSITKTVTATMLAKLVYDGVVDLEAPIKDFLPITLRQSSRNGKEVTLLQLANHTSGIPKEPANVSTDWARPGSPYSSYDEVRLYDYLSNRMILQSTPGEQREYSNLGGGLLGHLLTRITGKPYEDLLRDLVCEPLGLRNTFVTLDSGRMQHLVAGRDPAGKIVPNWELNVLAGGGGIKSTAEDMAKYLRAHMTDTTYCLLTQQPTIKYTEHNAAGLGWAWYINGSKHYVSATGGTGGYSCCVIFERSTETGIVLLTNVSAFLASKGEYIVKLSRALYDPLAASRESAATLRVN; translated from the coding sequence ATGCTGACGCTCATCCGCGCGATTGCTCGTGCCACTTCATGGCTCCTGCTGATGGTGATCGTTTCATGCTCGCTGCCGCGCCAGCAGCCGGTGGTAAACGCGCTGGCGGACAACGACAATTGCCGGCTCGATTCAATCCAGGTGCGGACGCTCTTCAGTTACATGCAGCACTTCCCCAACGGGTCGGAGGCATCCATTGCGCTGCTGGTGGGTGATTCCACTTCGTTCATCGGCGTCAGCAGGCAGAATGACTCCGTAAGCTGCGTGGAGAATCGAACCGGTGTTTTCGAGATCGGCTCGATCACGAAAACCGTTACGGCAACGATGCTTGCGAAACTGGTGTATGACGGTGTTGTCGATCTGGAGGCGCCCATCAAGGACTTCCTGCCGATTACTCTCAGACAGAGTTCCCGCAACGGAAAGGAGGTGACGCTGCTCCAGCTCGCCAACCACACCTCCGGGATTCCGAAGGAACCTGCCAACGTCAGCACCGACTGGGCGAGGCCCGGGAGTCCCTACAGCTCCTATGACGAAGTGAGGCTGTACGACTATCTCTCCAATAGAATGATTCTGCAATCCACGCCGGGCGAGCAGCGGGAGTATTCCAATCTCGGCGGTGGGTTGTTGGGGCATCTCCTGACGCGCATAACCGGAAAGCCGTACGAAGACCTGTTGCGGGATTTGGTCTGCGAGCCGCTCGGCCTGCGCAATACCTTCGTCACGCTCGATTCCGGGCGCATGCAACACCTTGTGGCTGGCAGGGATCCCGCGGGGAAAATCGTCCCCAATTGGGAATTGAATGTGCTCGCCGGCGGAGGCGGGATCAAGTCCACCGCCGAGGACATGGCGAAATACCTCCGGGCACATATGACGGACACGACGTACTGCCTCCTCACCCAGCAGCCCACGATCAAGTATACCGAGCACAATGCCGCCGGGCTGGGCTGGGCCTGGTACATCAACGGGAGCAAGCACTATGTCTCTGCAACCGGTGGAACCGGGGGTTATTCGTGTTGTGTCATCTTCGAACGATCGACAGAGACGGGAATCGTCTTGCTGACAAATGTCTCGGCATTTTTGGCCTCGAAGGGGGAGTATATTGTGAAGCTGTCGCGGGCGCTGTACGACCCACTCGCGGCATCCCGAGAGAGCGCGGCCACCTTGCGCGTGAATTGA